One window of the Pyrus communis chromosome 17, drPyrComm1.1, whole genome shotgun sequence genome contains the following:
- the LOC137723409 gene encoding pathogenesis-related protein PR-4-like: MGKLTIRASASCTVVLLLVCVIMMGCASAQSASNVRSTYHIYNPEKIGWNLNTAGAYCATWDANKPLEWRRKFGWTAFCGPVGPRGQASCGKCLRVTNVRTGAQAKVRIVDQCSNGGLDLDEGVFKRLDTDGKGYAQGHLMVNYKFVNCGD; this comes from the exons ATGGGGAAGTTAACAATTAGGGCATCCGCATCATGCACGGTGGTGCTGCTGTTGGTTTGTGTTATTATGATGGGCTGTGCCAGCGCCCAAAGTGCGAGTAACGTTAGATCGACGTACCATATCTACAATCCAGAGAAGATAGGATGGAACTTGAACACAGCAGGTGCTTATTGCGCCACTTGGGATGCTAATAAGCCTTTGGAATGGCGTCGGAAGTTTGGATGGACTGCTTTTTGCGGCCCCGTCGGGCCTCGGGGCCAAGCATCTTGTGGCAAGTGCTTAAGG GTGACAAACGTGAGGACAGGAGCTCAGGCAAAGGTGAGAATTGTTGATCAGTGCAGTAATGGAGGCCTAGATTTGGACGAGGGTGTGTTTAAACGACTGGACACTGATGGGAAAGGCTATGCCCAAGGCCACCTTATGGTGAACTACAAGTTTGTCAATTGTGGCGATTAA
- the LOC137722851 gene encoding pathogenesis-related protein PR-4 produces the protein MAGKITASSVLFVSIMICGLVGSAWGQSATNVRATYHLYNPQQNNYDLRAVSAYCSTWDADKSLEWRSKYGWTAFCGPAGPTGQAACGRCLSVTNTRTGAQATVRIVDQCSNGGLDLDVNVFNQIDTDGNGYAQGHLIVNYNFVDCGD, from the exons ATGGCCGGGAAGATCACAGCAAGCTCTGTGCTGTTTGTTTCGATCATGATCTGTGGTTTGGTCGGCAGTGCATGGGGACAAAGTGCGACGAATGTGAGAGCCACATACCACCTCTACAATCCACAGCAAAACAATTACGACTTGCGGGCAGTAAGTGCCTACTGCTCAACATGGGATGCCGATAAATCCCTCGAATGGCGCAGCAAATATGGATGGACTGCCTTTTGCGGACCTGCTGGCCCTACTGGGCAAGCCGCATGCGGAAGGTGCCTCTCG GTGACAAACACTCGGACTGGAGCTCAAGCAACGGTGAGAATTGTTGATCAGTGCAGCAACGGAGGGTTGGACTTGGACGTGAATGTTTTTAACCAAATTGACACCGACGGCAATGGTTACGCACAAGGCCACCTTATCGTCAACTACAACTTTGTCGACTGCGGCGACTAA
- the LOC137722204 gene encoding uncharacterized protein yields the protein MAGSAWGQSATGVTATSLPYNPQQNNYDLQAVNAYCSAFDAGQSHAWRSRYGWAAFCGPVGLTGQAACGRCLKIRRALVYTNNLMQNDVCLHVLVTDTETEAQATANLLSAAQEAYTWTRMCLTKLISATPTKMAMPKAAFSSPTTLSTVAID from the coding sequence ATGGCGGGCAGTGCATGGGGACAAAGTGCGACGGGTGTTACAGCGACAAGTTTGCCCTACAATCCACAGCAAAACAATTACGATTTGCAGGCTGTAAATGCCTACTGCTCAGCATTTGACGCCGGTCAATCACATGCATGGCGCAGCAGATATGGATGGGCTGCCTTTTGTGGACCTGTTGGCCTTACTGGACAAGCTGCATGCGGAAGATGTCTTAAGATACGTAGGGCGCTGGTATACACAAATAATCTTATGCAAAATGATGTATGTTTGCATGTGCTGGTGACAGACACCGAGACTGAAGCTCAAGCAACGGCAAATTTGTTGAGTGCAGCACAGGAGGCTTACACATGGACACGAATGTGTTTAACCAAATTGATCAGTGCAACACCAACGAAAATGGCAATGCCCAAGGCCGCCTTTTCGTCACCTACGACTTTGTCAACTGTGGCGATTGACTAG
- the LOC137722205 gene encoding E3 ubiquitin protein ligase DRIP2-like: MAAAGGSQVVKVKRETIEACLKCGLCNKVSEEATTISLCLHTFCRKCIFQKLSEEEYDRCPVCDTHLGNFPVTTLRPDFNLQHIIATIFPAKEKTIDAPEVNKDPKANDPDVPPSSLPVKGKESSSGGCSFAAEDPAKKDDSTEDYPNKL, from the exons ATGGCGGCTGCTGGTGGTAGTCAGGTGGTGAAAGTGAAGAGGGAGACAATCGAGGCATGTTTGAAGTGCGGTCTTTGTAATAAGGTGTCGGAGGAGGCTACAACCATTTCACTTTGCCTCCATACGT TTTGCAGGAAGTGTATCTTCCAAAAACTGTCGGAAGAGGAGTATGACCGATGTCCCGTTTGCGATACTCATCTCGGCAATTTTCCTGTGACAACACTCAG GCCAGACTTTAATTTGCAACATATTATAGCCACGATATTTCCTGCTAAAGAAAAGACAATCGATGCACCAGAAGTTAATAAGGACCCTAAAGCTAACGATCCTGATGTTCCACCTTCTTCATTGCCCGTGAAAGGGAAGGAGAGTTCGTCAGGAGGATGTAGTTTTGCTGCCGAAGACCCTGCCAAAAAAGATGATTCTACAGAAGATTATCCAAATAAACTCTAG
- the LOC137722875 gene encoding E3 ubiquitin protein ligase DRIP2-like isoform X1: MAAGGVGGGHVVKVKREKLEACMTCPLCNMLLKEATTISLCLHTFCRKCIFEKLSDEEGDCCPVCEIDLGILPVEKLRPDHNLQDIIAKIFPVKGKKVDTPEANLPEANDPDVTPSSLPVKRKERSLSSLVVSTPKVPLQSGLTGKRSRALSRKGAVLRGCSFSAEEAAKRDDSTEDHTMSSNSTGTLDEFARNKSQDSPEHSYERTANKYMNNDVEIIEGKADLWTPLNCLVEAANRTKSSKPNSQGLHAKSDPINSLDSELYMSQIKAEGELPNALDCIRNAYTPKTKKKEADQKARGKNNSNGTGASGLVKRKRVRTANQNRVAASGESSVSTQPMLDTCGAKYRNVPVWFSLVASEDWKGEISLPQISACCLKIKDGKMPVSTIQKYLAMKLELSSENEVEILCRGQPVLPTWQLESLVELWCRTAPTTKKIPVTVGSSAKDFVMVLNYCRRVQTP; this comes from the exons ATGGCGGCTGGTGGTGTTGGTGGTGGTCATGTGGTGAAAGTTAAGAGGGAGAAGCTGGAGGCATGCATGACGTGCCCTCTTTGTAATATGCTATTGAAGGAGGCTACAACCATTTCACTCTGCCTCCACACGT TTTGCAGGAAGTGCATCTTCGAAAAGCTCTCGGATGAGGAAGGGGACTGCTGTCCCGTCTGTGAAATTGATCTCGGAATTTTACCTGTCGAAAAACTCAG GCCAGACCATAATTTGCAAGATATTATAGCCAAGATATTTCCCGTTAAAGGAAAGAAAGTTGATACACCAGAAGCTAACTTGCCCGAAGCTAATGATCCTGATGTTACACCTTCTTCATTGCCAGTGAAAAGGAAGGAGAGATCATTATCTTCATTGGTAGTCAGTACCCCCAAAGTTCCATTACAGTCAGGTTTGACTGGAAAGAGATCAAGAGCTCTGTCAAGAAAGGGTGCTGTTTTACGAGGATGCAGTTTTTCTGCTGAAGAAGCTGCAAAGAGAGATGATTCTACAGAAGATCATACAATGAGCTCCAACTCAACTGGTACTCTTGATGAATTCGCACGAAATAAGAGCCAG GATTCGCCTGAGCATTCATATGAGCGAACTGCTAATAAATATATGAACAATGACGTTGAAATAATAGAAGGGAAAGCTGATCTGTGGACGCCCTTAAACTGTCTCGTAGAGGCTGCTAACCGAACCAAGTCCTCGAAGCCAAATTCACAAGGGTTGCATGCCAAGTCTGATCCAATCAATTCCCTCGATAGTGAACTTTATATGTCTCAAATTAAGGCAGAAGGAGAATTGCCAAATGCTCTGGACTGCATCAGGAATGCATATAcgcccaaaaccaaaaaaaaggagGCCGACCAGAAGGCAAGAGGAAAAAACAACAGTAATGGAACAGGGGCATCAGGACTAGTGAAACGTAAAAGGGTGCGCACAGCTAATCAGAACAGGGTAGCCGCATCCGGGGAATCAAGTGTCTCAACTCAACCTATGCTAGATACATGTGGGGCTAAGTATAGAAATGTTCCTGTTTGGTTCTCCTTGGTTGCGTCTGAAGACTG GAAAGGAGAAATTTCATTGCCACAGATATCAGCATGTTGCTTGAAAATAAA GGATGGTAAAATGCCCGTATCAACAATCCAGAAGTACCTTGCAATGAAACTTGAACTTAGCAGTGAAAATGAG GTGGAGATACTGTGTCGGGGTCAGCCGGTGCTTCCAACATGGCAACTAGAATCCCTAGTAGAGTTGTGGTGCCGAACAgcaccaacaacaaaaaaaataccgGTAACAGTTGGCTCCTCTGCTAAAGATTTTGTGATGGTCCTCAATTATTGTCGTAGGGTTCAAACTCCATGA
- the LOC137722875 gene encoding E3 ubiquitin protein ligase DRIP2-like isoform X2, whose amino-acid sequence MAAGGVGGGHVVKVKREKLEACMTCPLCNMLLKEATTISLCLHTFCRKCIFEKLSDEEGDCCPVCEIDLGILPVEKLRPDHNLQDIIAKIFPVKGKKVDTPEANLPEANDPDVTPSSLPVKRKERSLSSLVVSTPKVPLQSGLTGKRSRALSRKGAVLRGCSFSAEEAAKRDDSTEDHTMSSNSTGTLDEFARNKSQDSPEHSYERTANKYMNNDVEIIEGKADLWTPLNCLVEAANRTKSSKPNSQGLHAKSDPINSLDSELYMSQIKAEGELPNALDCIRNAYTPKTKKKEADQKARGKNNSNGTGASGLVKRKRVRTANQNRVAASGESSVSTQPMLDTCGAKYRNVPVWFSLVASEDWKGEISLPQISACCLKIKDGKMPVSTIQKYLAMKLELSSENEVEILCRGQPVLPTWQLESLVELWCRTAPTTKKIPSLD is encoded by the exons ATGGCGGCTGGTGGTGTTGGTGGTGGTCATGTGGTGAAAGTTAAGAGGGAGAAGCTGGAGGCATGCATGACGTGCCCTCTTTGTAATATGCTATTGAAGGAGGCTACAACCATTTCACTCTGCCTCCACACGT TTTGCAGGAAGTGCATCTTCGAAAAGCTCTCGGATGAGGAAGGGGACTGCTGTCCCGTCTGTGAAATTGATCTCGGAATTTTACCTGTCGAAAAACTCAG GCCAGACCATAATTTGCAAGATATTATAGCCAAGATATTTCCCGTTAAAGGAAAGAAAGTTGATACACCAGAAGCTAACTTGCCCGAAGCTAATGATCCTGATGTTACACCTTCTTCATTGCCAGTGAAAAGGAAGGAGAGATCATTATCTTCATTGGTAGTCAGTACCCCCAAAGTTCCATTACAGTCAGGTTTGACTGGAAAGAGATCAAGAGCTCTGTCAAGAAAGGGTGCTGTTTTACGAGGATGCAGTTTTTCTGCTGAAGAAGCTGCAAAGAGAGATGATTCTACAGAAGATCATACAATGAGCTCCAACTCAACTGGTACTCTTGATGAATTCGCACGAAATAAGAGCCAG GATTCGCCTGAGCATTCATATGAGCGAACTGCTAATAAATATATGAACAATGACGTTGAAATAATAGAAGGGAAAGCTGATCTGTGGACGCCCTTAAACTGTCTCGTAGAGGCTGCTAACCGAACCAAGTCCTCGAAGCCAAATTCACAAGGGTTGCATGCCAAGTCTGATCCAATCAATTCCCTCGATAGTGAACTTTATATGTCTCAAATTAAGGCAGAAGGAGAATTGCCAAATGCTCTGGACTGCATCAGGAATGCATATAcgcccaaaaccaaaaaaaaggagGCCGACCAGAAGGCAAGAGGAAAAAACAACAGTAATGGAACAGGGGCATCAGGACTAGTGAAACGTAAAAGGGTGCGCACAGCTAATCAGAACAGGGTAGCCGCATCCGGGGAATCAAGTGTCTCAACTCAACCTATGCTAGATACATGTGGGGCTAAGTATAGAAATGTTCCTGTTTGGTTCTCCTTGGTTGCGTCTGAAGACTG GAAAGGAGAAATTTCATTGCCACAGATATCAGCATGTTGCTTGAAAATAAA GGATGGTAAAATGCCCGTATCAACAATCCAGAAGTACCTTGCAATGAAACTTGAACTTAGCAGTGAAAATGAG GTGGAGATACTGTGTCGGGGTCAGCCGGTGCTTCCAACATGGCAACTAGAATCCCTAGTAGAGTTGTGGTGCCGAACAgcaccaacaacaaaaaaaataccg TCGTTAGATTGA
- the LOC137722875 gene encoding E3 ubiquitin protein ligase DRIP2-like isoform X3, whose protein sequence is MRKGTAVPSVKLISEFYLSKNSGCHLMICRPDHNLQDIIAKIFPVKGKKVDTPEANLPEANDPDVTPSSLPVKRKERSLSSLVVSTPKVPLQSGLTGKRSRALSRKGAVLRGCSFSAEEAAKRDDSTEDHTMSSNSTGTLDEFARNKSQDSPEHSYERTANKYMNNDVEIIEGKADLWTPLNCLVEAANRTKSSKPNSQGLHAKSDPINSLDSELYMSQIKAEGELPNALDCIRNAYTPKTKKKEADQKARGKNNSNGTGASGLVKRKRVRTANQNRVAASGESSVSTQPMLDTCGAKYRNVPVWFSLVASEDWKGEISLPQISACCLKIKDGKMPVSTIQKYLAMKLELSSENEVEILCRGQPVLPTWQLESLVELWCRTAPTTKKIPVTVGSSAKDFVMVLNYCRRVQTP, encoded by the exons ATGAGGAAGGGGACTGCTGTCCCGTCTGTGAAATTGATCTCGGAATTTTACCTGTCGAAAAACTCAG GATGTCATTTGATGATCTGCAGGCCAGACCATAATTTGCAAGATATTATAGCCAAGATATTTCCCGTTAAAGGAAAGAAAGTTGATACACCAGAAGCTAACTTGCCCGAAGCTAATGATCCTGATGTTACACCTTCTTCATTGCCAGTGAAAAGGAAGGAGAGATCATTATCTTCATTGGTAGTCAGTACCCCCAAAGTTCCATTACAGTCAGGTTTGACTGGAAAGAGATCAAGAGCTCTGTCAAGAAAGGGTGCTGTTTTACGAGGATGCAGTTTTTCTGCTGAAGAAGCTGCAAAGAGAGATGATTCTACAGAAGATCATACAATGAGCTCCAACTCAACTGGTACTCTTGATGAATTCGCACGAAATAAGAGCCAG GATTCGCCTGAGCATTCATATGAGCGAACTGCTAATAAATATATGAACAATGACGTTGAAATAATAGAAGGGAAAGCTGATCTGTGGACGCCCTTAAACTGTCTCGTAGAGGCTGCTAACCGAACCAAGTCCTCGAAGCCAAATTCACAAGGGTTGCATGCCAAGTCTGATCCAATCAATTCCCTCGATAGTGAACTTTATATGTCTCAAATTAAGGCAGAAGGAGAATTGCCAAATGCTCTGGACTGCATCAGGAATGCATATAcgcccaaaaccaaaaaaaaggagGCCGACCAGAAGGCAAGAGGAAAAAACAACAGTAATGGAACAGGGGCATCAGGACTAGTGAAACGTAAAAGGGTGCGCACAGCTAATCAGAACAGGGTAGCCGCATCCGGGGAATCAAGTGTCTCAACTCAACCTATGCTAGATACATGTGGGGCTAAGTATAGAAATGTTCCTGTTTGGTTCTCCTTGGTTGCGTCTGAAGACTG GAAAGGAGAAATTTCATTGCCACAGATATCAGCATGTTGCTTGAAAATAAA GGATGGTAAAATGCCCGTATCAACAATCCAGAAGTACCTTGCAATGAAACTTGAACTTAGCAGTGAAAATGAG GTGGAGATACTGTGTCGGGGTCAGCCGGTGCTTCCAACATGGCAACTAGAATCCCTAGTAGAGTTGTGGTGCCGAACAgcaccaacaacaaaaaaaataccgGTAACAGTTGGCTCCTCTGCTAAAGATTTTGTGATGGTCCTCAATTATTGTCGTAGGGTTCAAACTCCATGA
- the LOC137722545 gene encoding aspartic proteinase CDR1-like has protein sequence MASADTRGLSLLHNYGVVAMILIIYLVICHSSAIQARNSDVNGGFSVKLIRRNSLNSPLNNHNYKISRRLMEESTPQSELKRDKEGGEGAQLMKLSLGTPSYEIYAVADTGSTLLWTQCEPCPTCYKQKNAKFDPKKSSSYATLPCTAHECSYANDTGYTSCSNDDQKVCNYNYTYMDDSITQGVMSKETITFGSSSGKPVSFKDVVFGCGHNNTGETFAENEMGIVGLGAGNLSIISQLAPHVGGKKFSHCLVPFNPDHPNDASIMSFGKGSEVSGDGVVSTPLITKADKNQYFVTVEGFSVGEQFVPFNSSGSVSKGNMYLDSGTQVTMLPQDFYGRLVEQVKKVMNSSLKPVEVHDESGTVLCYNTTENLKAPLLTVHFDGGAKLQLSPAQTFYQNKQYKLHCFGTLNASDTIDEGVGLYGSYAQSNFLIGFDLEKMLVSFKAVDCRKTSSTSPSPSPSPNSAFAIHFSYFFNYVFSFILIVILYL, from the coding sequence ATGGCATCTGCAGACACTAGAGGTCTTTCTCTTTTACACAATTATGGTGTAGTGGCTATGATTTTGATCATTTATCTAGTCATATGCCATAGTTCAGCTATACAAGCGAGGAATTCTGATGTTAATGGTGGATTTAGTGTCAAACTTATTCGTCGAAATTCTCTAAATTCACCGCTTAACAATCATAATTATAAAATTTCTCGACGTCTTATGGAAGAAAGTACCCCACAATCAGAACTAAAGCGTGACAAGGAGGGCGGTGAGGGTGCACAACTTATGAAACTCTCTCTTGGAACTCCATCCTATGAGATTTATGCAGTGGCGGATACAGGAAGTACGTTGTTGTGGACGCAATGTGAGCCATGTCCGACTTGCTACAAGCAGAAAAATGCCAAGTTCGACCCGAAGAAGTCCTCATCGTATGCCACCCTTCCATGTACTGCACACGAATGTAGTTATGCTAACGACACTGGCTACACCTCTTgctcaaatgatgatcaaaagGTTTGCAACTACAATTACACTTACATGGATGATTCCATAACGCAAGGGGTGATGTCGAAAGAGACGATCACGTTTGGATCCAGCTCTGGGAAGCCGGTTTCATTCAAAGACGTTGTGTTTGGCTGTGGACACAACAACACCGGGGAAACTTTCGCCGAAAATGAAATGGGAATAGTAGGGCTTGGAGCTGGGAATTTATCTATTATTTCTCAACTTGCTCCTCACGTTGGAGGCAAGAAATTCTCACATTGTCTCGTACCCTTCAATCCGGATCATCCCAATGATGCAAGCATCATGAGTTTTGGGAAGGGGAGTGAGGTTTCGGGTGACGGTGTGGTTTCGACGCCTTTGATCACTAAAGCAGATAAAAACCAATATTTCGTCACGGTTGAAGGATTCAGCGTCGGAGAACAGTTTGTGCCATTTAACTCATCAGGGTCGGTTTCAAAAGGGAACATGTATCTTGACTCGGGAACACAAGTGACAATGCTGCCACAAGATTTTTACGGCAGATTGGTAGAACAAGTAAAGAAGGTGATGAATTCGTCGCTAAAACCAGTCGAAGTACACGACGAGTCTGGAACTGTGCTTTGCTACAACACCACGGAGAATCTCAAAGCACCATTATTGACGGTTCATTTTGACGGCGGTGCTAAATTGCAGTTGTCACCGGCACAAACTTTCtatcaaaacaaacaatataaattaCACTGCTTTGGGACGCTTAACGCAAGTGATACAATAGATGAAGGAGTTGGCCTCTATGGAAGCTATGCTCAGTCAAATTTTTTGATTGGTTTTGATCTTGAAAAAATGTTGGTCTCCTTCAAGGCAGTTGATTGCAGAAAAACTAGCAGTACTAGTCCTAGCCCTAGTCCTAGTCCTAATAGTGCTTTTGCTATTCATTTCTCTTATTTCTTCAACtacgttttcagttttattttgattgtaattttgtacTTGTAG
- the LOC137723106 gene encoding probable prefoldin subunit 4 yields MQQGGGSETEVTWEDQQNINKFGRLNNRFHELEDEIKFAKESKDNLEDASNELILTDEEVVRFQIGEVFAHVPKEEVESRIEEMQEATSKSLEKLEEEKESILAQMAELKKILYGKFKDSINLEED; encoded by the exons ATGCAGCAG GGTGGAGGATCTGAGACGGAGGTGACATGGGAGGACCAGCAGaacatcaacaaatttggcAGGTTGAATAACCGGTTTCACGAGCTCGAGGACGAGATCAAATTTGCCAAG GAATCAAAGGATAATCTGGAGGATGCTAGCAACGAGTTGATTCTCACTGACGAGGAGGTGGTCCGGTTCCAGATAGGTGAAGTCTTTGCCCACGTGCCGAAAGAAGAAGTGGAGAGCAGGATAGAAGAGATGCAAGAGGCGACGAGCAAAAGTTTAGAGAAGCTTGAAGAAGAGAAGGAATCTATTCTTGCACAGATGGCCGAGTTGAAGAAAATTCTGTATGGAAAGTTCAAGGACTCCATCAATCTAGAGGAGGATTAA
- the LOC137722206 gene encoding pectinesterase-like, protein MSPLMKMKLPCRSIFFTICLCALSMNTCASFIGSLYKNVPSPVLERSLDSTMELVQNVASAMSNIHMYADPDADAGEDDDRNLKIAISHYYKQYNGNGDVISHARTRLNANIERQKTCMEAFDGTRYSMIAQSFKQVSSSTQDLLKMLQAKPGRIEATAGLDFWKTPKVTVSQDGSGNFRTITEALAVAPSHSQNYFVIFVKRGVYKENVNIDGSKCNLVLIGEGMDVTTISGSRSFRGGWETFYSATFAVSADGFIAMDIGFENTAGPENYQAVALLSGGDRAVFYRCKISGYQDTLLVHAGRQFFRECQISGSLDFIFGYGAAVFQKCLITVKKTIPAVINTVTAHGRYAPNDPTGFSFQFCTISADSDVAAGYLGRPWGKYSRTVFMQSYISNVIQPQGWIEWKGKSALDTLYYGEYTNNGPGAGLSSRVNWPGYHVIENPGEADEFTTAKFIEGDSWLTPTNIPFIRGLED, encoded by the exons ATGAGTCCattgatgaagatgaagcttCCCTGCCGTTCCATCTTCTTCACCATTTGCCTCTGTGCTCTGTCGATGAACACTTGTGCTAGTTTTATTGGCTCCCTCTACAAAAACGTGCCTTCACCTGTGCTCGAAAGGTCACTGGACTCAACCATGGAGCTTGTACAAAATGTGGCCTCTGCCATGTCGAACATCCACATGTACGCTGATCCCGATGCCGATGCCGGCGAAGATGATGATCGAAATCTGAAAATAGCTATTTCACACT ATTATAAACAATACAATGGGAATGGTGATGTCATTTCCCATGCAAGAACAAGGTTAAATGCAAATATTGAGAGACAAAAGACATGCATGGAAGCATTTGATGGGACCAGATACTCCATGATTGCACAGAGCTTCAAGCAAGTGAGCTCATCAACCCAGGATCTGCTCAAAATGTTGCAAGCGAAACCTGGTCGTATTGAAGCCACGGCTGGCCTGGACTTCTGGAAAACTCCGAAAGTCACCGTTTCTCAAGACGGGAGTGGGAATTTCAGAACAATTACGGAGGCCCTGGCGGTGGCTCCGAGTCACAGCCAGAATTACTTCGTGATTTTTGTTAAGAGAGGAGTGTACAAGGAGAACGTGAACATCGACGGCTCGAAGTGCAATCTGGTCCTAATCGGCGAGGGCATGGACGTTACTACGATTTCCGGCAGTCGAAGCTTTCGTGGTGGTTGGGAAACATTTTATTCTGCAACATTTG CGGTTTCTGCAGATGGATTCATTGCAATGGACATAGGGTTTGAGAACACAGCCGGACCAGAAAACTATCAGGCAGTTGCACTTCTATCCGGCGGCGATCGCGCAGTTTTCTACCGTTGCAAGATCAGCGGATACCAAGACACGTTGCTTGTGCATGCCGGTCGTCAGTTCTTTCGAGAATGCCAAATCAGTGGCAGCCTCGACTTCATCTTTGGCTACGGCGCTGCTGTTTTCCAAAAGTGTTTGATCACCGTCAAGAAAACTATACCTGCCGTAATCAACACTGTCACCGCTCACGGCCGCTACGCCCCTAACGACCCCACCGGCTTCTCCTTCCAGTTTTGTACTATCTCCGCTGACTCCGACGTAGCCGCCGGGTACTTAGGTCGGCCTTGGGGAAAGTATTCACGTACAGTTTTCATGCAGTCGTACATTAGCAATGTTATACAACCACAgggttggattgaatggaaggGGAAATCTGCACTCGACACTTTGTACTACGGTGAGTACACGAATAATGGGCCAGGTGCCGGGCTTTCGAGCCGGGTCAATTGGCCCGGTTACCATGTGATTGAGAACCCGGGCGAGGCTGATGAGTTTACAACAGCCAAGTTTATTGAGGGGGACTCATGGCTTACACCTACAAATATTCCATTCATTCGTGGATTGGAGGACTAA
- the LOC137722548 gene encoding PRA1 family protein E-like encodes MPLKTPAGYGGTTVTAAQIDPQTSKYLTFTSRPVPQTSSQPLYPTLNSQTVYPTSRPWPEIFSLTSFSVPYNYADAIARIKRNTAYFRVNYVMATLFIVFCSLLWHPISMIVFLIVLVAWLALYFFRTTPVVLFNQTFDDRVVTVVLGLVTVVALVFTHVGLNVLVALIVAAVVIGLHAAFRVTEDLFLDEETAAENGLVSVVSSQQTLRPPTSYTRI; translated from the coding sequence ATGCCGCTAAAAACACCGGCGGGTTACGGCGGCACCACCGTCACCGCCGCCCAAATCGACCCGCAAACCTCCAAATACCTCACCTTCACCTCCCGCCCTGTACCCCAGACCTCCTCCCAACCCCTGTACCCCACTCTCAACTCCCAAACCGTGTACCCGACGAGTCGCCCATGGCCCGAGATCTTCTCCCTCACCTCCTTCTCCGTACCCTACAACTACGCCGACGCAATTGCACGAATCAAGCGCAACACCGCCTACTTCCGCGTCAACTACGTCATGGCGACGCTCTTCATCGTCTTCTGCAGCCTCCTCTGGCACCCGATCTCTATGATCGTCTTCCTCATCGTCCTCGTCGCCTGGCTCGCCCTCTACTTCTTCCGCACCACCCCCGTTGTTCTGTTCAATCAGACCTTCGACGACAGGGTCGTCACCGTCGTGCTGGGATTGGTCACTGTCGTGGCGCTGGTATTCACTCACGTGGGTTTAAACGTGCTGGTGGCACTGATCGTCGCCGCCGTGGTTATTGGGCTCCACGCGGCGTTTCGCGTGACGGAAGACTTGTTTCTCGACGAGGAGACCGCCGCGGAAAATGGGTTGGTCTCGGTTGTTTCTAGCCAGCAGACCCTCCGCCCTCCGACTTCTTACACCCGGATTTGA